A region from the Acyrthosiphon pisum isolate AL4f chromosome A1, pea_aphid_22Mar2018_4r6ur, whole genome shotgun sequence genome encodes:
- the LOC100569200 gene encoding uncharacterized protein LOC100569200: MSLFILNHETNFEHIIGVLFNNWTALKLAIEHGMGGSSEVMQFKISDLIKNIHECLRKSGDNMCWTSISDIIEDVMDVGFDVVLEDASADDLSKHICNLYSDWNQSLDGRTKVIDELRSLPTIIPIQIVPVRPIREKQKKDDSSSSEESEACDDGWTVVKHK, from the exons ATGTCCTTATTTATACTAAACCATGAAACGAATTTTGAGCACATAATTGGTGTGCTGTTCAACAATTGGACCGCActcaaa tTGGCTATTGAACATGGCATGGGTGGATCGTCTGAAGTCATGCAATTCAAAATAAGTGATCTAATAAAGAACATACACGAGTGTCTTCGAAAGTCTG GTGACAACATGTGTTGGACGAGTATATCTGATATTATTGAAGACGTGATGGATGTTGGGTTTGATGTTGTACTTGAAGATGCTTCTGCTGATGatttaagtaaacatatttgTAATCTCTACTCTGATTGGAACCAGTCGTTAGATGGCCGAACAAAAGTTATAGATGAACTCAGAAGTTTACCTACAATAATTCCTATTCAAATTGTACCAGTTAGACCAatacgtgaaaaacaaaag aaagaTGATTCATCGTCTAGTGAAGAGTCTGAAGCCTGTGATGATGGATGGACAGTGgtgaaacataaataa
- the LOC100569200 gene encoding uncharacterized protein LOC100569200 isoform X1 yields MSLFILNHETNFEHIIGVLFNNWTALKLAIEHGMGGSSEVMQFKISDLIKNIHECLRKSGDNMCWTSISDIIEDVMDVGFDVVLEDASADDLSKHICNLYSDWNQSLDGRTKVIDELRSLPTIIPIQIVPVRPIREKQKVKDDSSSSEESEACDDGWTVVKHK; encoded by the exons ATGTCCTTATTTATACTAAACCATGAAACGAATTTTGAGCACATAATTGGTGTGCTGTTCAACAATTGGACCGCActcaaa tTGGCTATTGAACATGGCATGGGTGGATCGTCTGAAGTCATGCAATTCAAAATAAGTGATCTAATAAAGAACATACACGAGTGTCTTCGAAAGTCTG GTGACAACATGTGTTGGACGAGTATATCTGATATTATTGAAGACGTGATGGATGTTGGGTTTGATGTTGTACTTGAAGATGCTTCTGCTGATGatttaagtaaacatatttgTAATCTCTACTCTGATTGGAACCAGTCGTTAGATGGCCGAACAAAAGTTATAGATGAACTCAGAAGTTTACCTACAATAATTCCTATTCAAATTGTACCAGTTAGACCAatacgtgaaaaacaaaaggta aaagaTGATTCATCGTCTAGTGAAGAGTCTGAAGCCTGTGATGATGGATGGACAGTGgtgaaacataaataa